The genomic region CTGGCCGAACAGCGCGAAGGCTGGACATACCTTACCGAGCAACCCGACAACAGCGAAGGAGGGATTCCTCTTGGGACAACAGGCCAACCTGACCGGCACGGAGATCCTCTATAACGCCACCGACTACTCCCACCTCATCGGCATGCCCGGACTCAGCGAAACCCTGCTCAAAACCCACTTCGGCCTCTATCAGGGCTATGTCGCCAACACCAACAAACTCCTCGGCACCCTCCGCGACGCCGCGCTGACCGGCAAAACCGCCACCCCCGAATACGCCGAACTCAAACGGCGTCTCGGGTGGGAATTCAACGGCATGCGCCTGCACGAACTCTACTTCGAAAACCTCGGCGGCGACGGCGTCCTCGGCCGCGAAGGCGCCCTGGCCGCCCAGATGACTGAGGACTTCGGCGGCCCGGACGCATGGGCCAAAGACTTCAAAGCCACCGGCGCCATGCGCGGCATCGGCTGGGTCGTCCTCTACCAGGACGTCAACAACGGGCGGCTCATCAACTTCTGGATCAACGAGCACGACACCGGGCACCCGGCAGGCTGCAACCCCATCCTTGTCATGGACGTCTTCGAGCACGCCTACATGCTCGACTACGCCGCCAAACGCGCCGACTACATCGAAGCCTTCTTTCGCAACATCAACTGGGAAGCGGCCGAAGGCCGGCT from Sporomusaceae bacterium harbors:
- a CDS encoding Fe-Mn family superoxide dismutase translates to MGQQANLTGTEILYNATDYSHLIGMPGLSETLLKTHFGLYQGYVANTNKLLGTLRDAALTGKTATPEYAELKRRLGWEFNGMRLHELYFENLGGDGVLGREGALAAQMTEDFGGPDAWAKDFKATGAMRGIGWVVLYQDVNNGRLINFWINEHDTGHPAGCNPILVMDVFEHAYMLDYAAKRADYIEAFFRNINWEAAEGRLL